GAAACGCACCAGTGCCGGCTGCAGCTGGATGGCCAGGTCGGTCTCGCGGTCGCCGCCGGCCACGTAGGCACCCACGCTGATCAGGTCACGGCTCTGCTGGTAGCGTGACCACAACTGCTTGAAGTATTGCGCACGGGTCATGTGGTCCGCGCTGACCACCGCCGGCATCACCCGGCTGATGGACGCTTCGATGTCGATGGCCGGGTAATGCCCCTCCTCGGCCAGGCGCCGCGACAGCACAATATGCCCGTCGAGCACGCCGCGCGCCGAGTCGGCAATCGGGTCCTGCTGGTCATCGCCTTCGGAAAGCACGGTATAGAACGCCGTGATGGAACCGCCCCCCGCCTCGGCGTTACCGGCGCGTTCGACCAGCTTGGGCAGACGTGCGAACACCGACGGCGGATAGCCCTTGGTCGCTGGCGGCTCACCGATGGCCAAGGCGATTTCCCGCTGGGCCTGGGCGAAACGGGTCAGCGAATCCATCAACAACAGGACGTTCTTGCCACGATCACGGAAGTATTCGGCAATGCGCGTGCAGTACATCGCCGCACGCAGACGCATCAGTGGCGCATCGTCAGCCGGTGAGGCCACCACCACCGAACGCTTGAGGCCTTCCTCGCCAAGGATATGCTCGATGAACTCCTTGACCTCACGACCCCGCTCGCCAATCAAGCCGACGACGATGATGTCGGCCTCGGTGAAGCGGGTCATCATGCCCAGCAGCACACTCTTGCCCACCCCGGTACCGGCGAACAGGCCCAGACGCTGGCCGCGCCCCACCGTCAACAAACCGTTGATGCAGCGAATGCCGACATCCAGCGGCTGGCTGATCGGGTCGCGCTTGAGCGGGTTGATGGTCGGACCGTCCATGGGCACCCAGTCTTCGGCCTTGAGTGGTGGGCGGCCATCCAACGGGCGACCCGCACCATCCAGCACGCGCCCCAGCATGCTCATGCCCATGGGCAAGCGTCCGGTGTCGGCCAGCGGCACGACCCGCGCACCCGGCGCGATGCCGGCAACACTGCCGACCGGCATGAGGAACACCTTGCCACCGGCGAAGCCCATGACCTCGGCATCGACCTGCACCGGATGATGACTGTCATCGTTGATGACCACGCAGCGACTGCCCATGGCGGCGCGCAATCCTTCCGCCTCCAGGGTCAGACCAACCATGCGCAGCAGGCGGCCCTCGACCACGGGCTGGGTGGGCAGGTCTATGGCGCTGGCATAGCCGCCCAGGCGCTTGGCGAAACTGAGCCGGTCAAGGCGCATCGCTCGCCTCTGGATCTTGCACGGGCGCCTGCGCCTTGGTCGCTGACGCTTCGCCTTGGGTCCGAGGTGTCTCGACCTGCGGGATCTCGATATGCAGGTCGGCTGGCGCAGGGTGAGAAACCTGCTCGTGCATCTGGTCATACAGCCGCGCGATGGCTTGGGTGATGCGGGTCTCGACACTGGCGTCGATGCGACTGTGTTCGGTCTCGATCCGGCAGCCGCCAGGCATAAGGCTGTCGTCTTCGAGAATCTTCCAGCTTTCTTCGTGACGCTCGCGCAGCAGCTTGGCCTGGGCGAAGTCCTGCGGATTGACGAAGATGCGCAAATGATTGGCGCCCATGGGCAGCAGCTTCAGGGCATCGCGCAGCACATGGGCGATCTGCTGGGAGTCGGCCAGCAGCTCGCGCTGAATCACCTGGCGAGCGATGTGTTCGACCAGGTGCACCAGCGCTTTCTCGATCTGAGTGTCCTGCTCGGCGATCGGCTCGAACAATTGCTTCATCAGCAATTCGAGGCTGTCGAGCTTGGCCGCCAGCGCCACTTCGGCCTCCTGGCGCACCTTGATCTGAGTGCTGTGAAAACCTTCTTTCTCGCCGGTGGCAAAGCCTTCGTTCCAGGCCTCCTGACGAATGCTTTCCAGTTCTTCAAGGGTCAGCGGCTGGACCTCTTCCAGCGGCACTTCCTCGATCTCGGCCTGCTCGGGCTCCGGCTCCGGCTCGGGCTCAGGCTCGGGCAGCTCGGGATCGAAGCTGGGCAGCGACCAGATATCGACCACCTGTGCCTTGACATCCTTGGCGCGGATCAGGCCACTGGGTTGTTCTTTGCCAGTGCTCGACATGGGTTAGATCATTTCCTCGCCGCCCTTGCCACCCAGCACGATCTCGCCGGCCTCGGCCATGCGCCGTGCAATGGTAAGGATTTCCTTCTGCGCCGCCTCGACATCGCTGACCCGCACCGGCCCCTTGGCCTCCAGGTCGTCGCGCAGCAGCTCGGCAGCCCGTTTGGACATGTTCTTGAAAATCTTTTCCTTGACCGCCTCGTCGGCACCCTTGAGCGCCAGCACCAGCACGTCGGAAGACACTTCGCGCAGCAGCGCCTGGACACCCCGATCGTCGACGTCGGCCAGGTTGTTGAAGACGAACATGAGGTCTTCGATCTGCGTCGACAGATCTTCGTCGACCTCGCGGATCGAATCCATGAGCGCGCCTTCGATGGAGCTGTCGAGGAAGTTCATGATGTCCGCCGCCCGCTTGATGCCGCCCAGGGTGGTCCGCGAGGTGTTGGCGTTGCCGGAGAACTGCTTCTCGAGAATCTGGTTGAGTTCCTTGAGCGCCGCCGGCTGCACGGTGTTCAGCGAAGACACGCGCAGGATGATGTCCAGGCGCACCTTGTGATCGAAATGCCCCAGCACTTCACCAGCCTGGTCGGCGTCCAGATAGGCGACGACGATGGCCTGGATCTGCGGGTGCTCGTAGCGGATCACGTCGGCCACCGCACGCGGCTCCATCCACTTGAGGCTGTCCAGACCGCTGGTGTTGCCGCCCAGCAGGATCCGGTCGATCAGGCCATTGGCCTTGTCTTCGCCCAGGGCCTGGGTGAGCATCTTGCGAATGTAGCCGTCGGAGCCGACGCCGAGGCTGGTCTGGTCGCCGACGGTGTCGACGAACTCGCTCATCACCTCTTCGACCTGCTCGCGATGCACGTTGCGCATCTGCGCCATGGCCACACCGACCTTCTGCACCTCCTTCGGTCCCATGTGGCGCAGAACCTGCGCAGCGTCGGTCTCACCGAGTGACAGCAGCAGCACGGCGGCCTTCTCGACTTGGGTCAGCTTGATAGCCCCGGCTCGATCATTCATCGGCGTTAATCCACTCTTTCACGACCTGGGCGACACGCCCCGGATCTTCGGCCACCAAGCCTTTGATTGCGTTCAGCTGTGCGTCATAACCCTCGGTAGGGCTCGGCAGCAGGATGCTTTGCGGACCACCCAGGCTCACGCGGTCGGTGGACAGTTCGCCATCGAGACCGCCCATGCCGCCCAGCTCGGCGTCGCCGAACCCGGCCAGTTCCTTGCGCTTGGGGTTGGTGATGTTGTTGAGCACGGGGCGCAGCACACCGAACACCAGGATCAGGATGAAGATGACGCCCGCCGCCTGCTTGAGGATGTCCCAGAACCATGGCTGGGTGTAGAACGGCACGTCGGGGATGACTTCGCCACGCTCGCTGGAGAACGGCACGTTGATCACGCTGACGCTATCACCACGACTGGCATCGAAGCCCACGGCATCCTGGACCAGGCGAGTGAAACGCGCCAGGTCGGCGGCGCTCCATGGCGCGCGGGTCACTTCACCATTAGCCGGGTTGGTCTTGACCATGTCGTCCACTACCACCGCTACCGACAAGCGGGTCAGGCGACCTTGCTGCTGCTTGGTGTGGCTGATGGAACGGTCGAGTTCGAAGTTCTTGGTCGACTGCGAACGCTTGTCGGTCGGATACGGCGCCAAGGCTGGCTGGCCGGTCGCCGGGTCCATGATCTGCTGGCCGTTGGCATCGAGCAGCGGCTGACCGGGCGCAATGGCCGCAGCGGCACCGGCAGCTCCGCCCGTGGCGTTCTGCGGCGCAGTGGCCGGGCCGGGAGGCTGGTTGCTCAGCGCACCGGGAACCCCCTGGGGGCCAGAACTGCTGGAGCGCTGTTCATTGACCGACTGCTCGCTGCGCAGCGCCGGCTGGTCGGGATTGAAGCTTTCTGCGGTGGACTCCACGGCACTGAAGTCGACCATGGCCGAGACTTCAGCCTTGTAGCGGTCGTTACCCAGCACCGGCTGAAGGATG
The Pseudomonas sp. DTU_2021_1001937_2_SI_NGA_ILE_001 DNA segment above includes these coding regions:
- the fliI gene encoding flagellar protein export ATPase FliI is translated as MRLDRLSFAKRLGGYASAIDLPTQPVVEGRLLRMVGLTLEAEGLRAAMGSRCVVINDDSHHPVQVDAEVMGFAGGKVFLMPVGSVAGIAPGARVVPLADTGRLPMGMSMLGRVLDGAGRPLDGRPPLKAEDWVPMDGPTINPLKRDPISQPLDVGIRCINGLLTVGRGQRLGLFAGTGVGKSVLLGMMTRFTEADIIVVGLIGERGREVKEFIEHILGEEGLKRSVVVASPADDAPLMRLRAAMYCTRIAEYFRDRGKNVLLLMDSLTRFAQAQREIALAIGEPPATKGYPPSVFARLPKLVERAGNAEAGGGSITAFYTVLSEGDDQQDPIADSARGVLDGHIVLSRRLAEEGHYPAIDIEASISRVMPAVVSADHMTRAQYFKQLWSRYQQSRDLISVGAYVAGGDRETDLAIQLQPALVRFQRQGLRESVNMQDSEQALAAVFGPAPGG
- the fliH gene encoding flagellar assembly protein FliH, translating into MSSTGKEQPSGLIRAKDVKAQVVDIWSLPSFDPELPEPEPEPEPEPEQAEIEEVPLEEVQPLTLEELESIRQEAWNEGFATGEKEGFHSTQIKVRQEAEVALAAKLDSLELLMKQLFEPIAEQDTQIEKALVHLVEHIARQVIQRELLADSQQIAHVLRDALKLLPMGANHLRIFVNPQDFAQAKLLRERHEESWKILEDDSLMPGGCRIETEHSRIDASVETRITQAIARLYDQMHEQVSHPAPADLHIEIPQVETPRTQGEASATKAQAPVQDPEASDAP
- the fliG gene encoding flagellar motor switch protein FliG, which gives rise to MNDRAGAIKLTQVEKAAVLLLSLGETDAAQVLRHMGPKEVQKVGVAMAQMRNVHREQVEEVMSEFVDTVGDQTSLGVGSDGYIRKMLTQALGEDKANGLIDRILLGGNTSGLDSLKWMEPRAVADVIRYEHPQIQAIVVAYLDADQAGEVLGHFDHKVRLDIILRVSSLNTVQPAALKELNQILEKQFSGNANTSRTTLGGIKRAADIMNFLDSSIEGALMDSIREVDEDLSTQIEDLMFVFNNLADVDDRGVQALLREVSSDVLVLALKGADEAVKEKIFKNMSKRAAELLRDDLEAKGPVRVSDVEAAQKEILTIARRMAEAGEIVLGGKGGEEMI
- the fliF gene encoding flagellar basal-body MS-ring/collar protein FliF, translating into MAEAAADSVPARAGASEKKPFMGFAFLENLSEMTMLRQVGLLVGLAASVAIGFAVVLWSQQPDYRPLYGSLAGLDSKQVMDTLTAANIRYTVEPNSGALLVKADDLQRARIQLAQAGVSQTDANIGFEILDKDQGLGTSQFMEATRYRRGLEGELARTISALNNVKAARVHLAIPKSSVFVRDDRKPTASVLVELYPGRALEAGQVAAIVNLVATSVPELSKSQVTVVDQKGNLLSDQAENSELTMAGKQFDYTRRMESMLTQRVQNILQPVLGNDRYKAEVSAMVDFSAVESTAESFNPDQPALRSEQSVNEQRSSSSGPQGVPGALSNQPPGPATAPQNATGGAAGAAAAIAPGQPLLDANGQQIMDPATGQPALAPYPTDKRSQSTKNFELDRSISHTKQQQGRLTRLSVAVVVDDMVKTNPANGEVTRAPWSAADLARFTRLVQDAVGFDASRGDSVSVINVPFSSERGEVIPDVPFYTQPWFWDILKQAAGVIFILILVFGVLRPVLNNITNPKRKELAGFGDAELGGMGGLDGELSTDRVSLGGPQSILLPSPTEGYDAQLNAIKGLVAEDPGRVAQVVKEWINADE